One window from the genome of Mastacembelus armatus chromosome 18, fMasArm1.2, whole genome shotgun sequence encodes:
- the LOC113145911 gene encoding RLA class II histocompatibility antigen, DP alpha-1 chain-like yields MMMMKVKVSELVLVLVLSWVLCVSAEGQHEDIGITGCSDSDGEELYALDGEELWYADFVNKRGVEPQPSFIDHMSYEEGAYEGAVGQQQICKQNLKADLQSYKNPPLQLDPPSSPIIYSRDDVELDQQNTLICHVTGFYPAPVKIQWTKNGQKVTEGTSINVPFPNKDGSFRQTSRLEFTPQLGDVYSCTVNHPALDQSLTRIWDVEVQQPSVGPAVFCGLGLTVGLLGVAAGTFFLIKGNECS; encoded by the exons atgatgatgatgaaggtgaagGTGTCAGagctggtcctggtcctggtcctctCCTGGgtcctctgtgtctctgctgaaG GTCAACATGAGGACATTGGTATCACAGGCTGTTCAGACTCTGATGGAGAGGAGCTGTACGCACTGGATGGTGAAGAGCTGTGGTACGCTGACTTTGTCAACAAGAGAGGAGTCGAACCTCAGCCCAGTTTTATTGATCATATGAGCTATGAGGAAGGAGCTTATGAAGGAGCTGTGGGTCAGCAACAGATCTGCAAACAGAACCTGAAAGCAGATCTACAGAGCTATAAGAACCCTCCACTGCAGCTCG aTCCTCCTTCCAGTCCGATCATCTACAGCAGAGACGATGTGGAGCTGGACCAGCAGAACACCCTGATCTGTCATGTGACTGGGTTCTATCCTGCTCCTGTAAAGATCCAATGGACCAAGAACGGACAGAAGGTGACTGAAGGAACCAGCATCAATGTTCCCTTCCCCAACAAAGACGGTTCCTTCAGACAGACCTCCAGACTGGAGTTCACACCACAGCTGGGAGACgtttacagctgcacagtgaatcatcCAGCTCTGGACCAGTCCCTGACCAGGATCTGGG atgtggaggTCCAGCAGCCCAGTGTTGGACCTGCAGTGTTCTGTGGACTGGGTCTGACTGTGGGTCTGCTTGGTGTGGCAGCTGGAACCTTCTTCCTCATCAAAGGAAACGAGTGCAGCTGA
- the LOC113145871 gene encoding H-2 class II histocompatibility antigen, E-S beta chain-like isoform X2, producing the protein MASSFLSFSLLVLAVYTADGFLEYVVTRCVFNSSEPNDIELISSYYFNKIEDVRFSSSLGKFVGYTEPGMKNAEAWNKGPELATWRAEKTRYCKHNIDIDYQVALTKSAQPYVRLRSLTPPSGKHPAMLVCSVFDFYPKRIRVSWTRDGQEVSSDVTSTDELADADWYYQVHSHLEYTPRSGEKISCVVEHASLNKPLVTDWDPSLPESERNKIAIGASGLILGLILSLAGFIYYRRKARGQSKTQSLKPV; encoded by the exons ATGGCTTCATCCTTTCTCAGCTTCTCCCTGCTCGTCCTggctgtctacacagcag ATGGATTTCTGGAATATGTGGTGACCCGCTGTGTCTTTAACTCCTCTGAGCCGAACGACATCGAGCTCATCTCCTCTTATTATTTCAACAAAATAGAGGACGTCAGGTTCAGCAGCAGTTTGGGTAAATTTGTTGGATACACTGAGCCTGGGATGAAGAACGCTGAGGCCTGGAACAAAGGTCCAGAGTTGGCCACGTGGAGAGCTGAGAAGACCAGATACTGCAAACACAACATTGACATTGATTACCAAGTTGCTCTGACTAAATCAG CTCAGCCCTACGTGAGACTGCGCTCACTGACCCCCCCTTCTGGGAAACATCCGGCCATGTTGGTCTGCAGCGTCTTCGACTTCTACCCCAAACGGATCAGAGTGAGCTGGACCAGAGACGGACAGGAAGTCTCCTCTGATGTCACTTCCACTGATGAGCTGGCAGACGCTGATTGGTACTACCAGGTCCACTCCCACCTGGAGTACACGCCCAG GTCTGGAGAGAAGATCTCCTGTGTGGTGGAGCACGCCAGCCTGAACAAACCTCTGGTTACGGACTGGG aTCCGTCCCTGCCTGagtcagagagaaacaaaattgCCATCGGAGCCTCAGGACTGATCCTGGGTCTGATCTTATCTCTGGCTGGATTCATCTACTACAGGAGGAAGGCCCGAGGTCAGAGCAAGACACAAAGTCTGAAACCAGTTTAG
- the LOC113145871 gene encoding H-2 class II histocompatibility antigen, E-S beta chain-like isoform X1, whose amino-acid sequence MASSFLSFSLLVLAVYTADGFLEYVVTRCVFNSSEPNDIELISSYYFNKIEDVRFSSSLGKFVGYTEPGMKNAEAWNKGPELATWRAEKTRYCKHNIDIDYQVALTKSAQPYVRLRSLTPPSGKHPAMLVCSVFDFYPKRIRVSWTRDGQEVSSDVTSTDELADADWYYQVHSHLEYTPRSGEKISCVVEHASLNKPLVTDWDPSLPESERNKIAIGASGLILGLILSLAGFIYYRRKARGRILVPTN is encoded by the exons ATGGCTTCATCCTTTCTCAGCTTCTCCCTGCTCGTCCTggctgtctacacagcag ATGGATTTCTGGAATATGTGGTGACCCGCTGTGTCTTTAACTCCTCTGAGCCGAACGACATCGAGCTCATCTCCTCTTATTATTTCAACAAAATAGAGGACGTCAGGTTCAGCAGCAGTTTGGGTAAATTTGTTGGATACACTGAGCCTGGGATGAAGAACGCTGAGGCCTGGAACAAAGGTCCAGAGTTGGCCACGTGGAGAGCTGAGAAGACCAGATACTGCAAACACAACATTGACATTGATTACCAAGTTGCTCTGACTAAATCAG CTCAGCCCTACGTGAGACTGCGCTCACTGACCCCCCCTTCTGGGAAACATCCGGCCATGTTGGTCTGCAGCGTCTTCGACTTCTACCCCAAACGGATCAGAGTGAGCTGGACCAGAGACGGACAGGAAGTCTCCTCTGATGTCACTTCCACTGATGAGCTGGCAGACGCTGATTGGTACTACCAGGTCCACTCCCACCTGGAGTACACGCCCAG GTCTGGAGAGAAGATCTCCTGTGTGGTGGAGCACGCCAGCCTGAACAAACCTCTGGTTACGGACTGGG aTCCGTCCCTGCCTGagtcagagagaaacaaaattgCCATCGGAGCCTCAGGACTGATCCTGGGTCTGATCTTATCTCTGGCTGGATTCATCTACTACAGGAGGAAGGCCCGAG GACGGATCCTGGTTCCCACTAATTGA